The Echinicola rosea genome has a segment encoding these proteins:
- a CDS encoding LOG family protein, whose amino-acid sequence MKKITIYCGSNTGNNPAYKKGAIALAEEMILRKMDLVYGAGKVGLMGIIADHMLSVGRNVYGFIPQKLVDVEVAHHGCTELTVVETMRDRKWLMAETGDGFIAMPGGIGTLEELFEIMTLNQLAYIQKPLALYNVEGYYDKLIEFLNFSAQEGFLKQAQMDLLIISDNPAEMLDKMAAYQPKLVPKWGK is encoded by the coding sequence ATGAAAAAAATAACCATCTACTGCGGCTCCAATACCGGTAATAATCCTGCCTATAAAAAAGGTGCGATTGCCTTGGCAGAAGAAATGATATTGAGGAAGATGGATTTGGTGTATGGAGCAGGGAAAGTAGGTTTGATGGGGATTATCGCGGATCACATGCTGAGTGTGGGAAGAAATGTCTATGGCTTCATTCCCCAGAAATTAGTAGATGTGGAAGTCGCCCATCATGGCTGTACAGAGCTGACGGTGGTGGAGACCATGCGGGACCGCAAGTGGCTGATGGCTGAGACCGGTGATGGCTTTATCGCCATGCCTGGGGGGATAGGAACACTTGAGGAGCTTTTTGAGATCATGACCCTCAATCAACTTGCCTATATCCAAAAGCCTTTGGCGCTCTATAACGTGGAGGGGTATTACGATAAATTGATCGAGTTTCTGAATTTTTCCGCACAAGAGGGGTTCCTCAAACAAGCCCAAATGGACCTGTTGATCATCAGTGATAATCCTGCCGAGATGTTGGACAAAATGGCTGCCTATCAGCCCAAATTGGTGCCCAAATGGGGTAAATAG
- a CDS encoding family 43 glycosylhydrolase translates to MKRIVLSLLSIGMLAACSPETKKEDNRPSAPAVSERRFKTYCNPIDIDYTYMSHYRARNNVSYRSGADPAIVNFKGKYYLFVTRSHGYWVSDDMSNWEFIRPQSWYFNGSNAPAAAVKDGKIILLGDPSGRGAVIETDNPDLGDWKTNFAVINVPGGVQDPNLFVDDDGKVYLYEESSNKWPIHGIELDAENYFIPMGEQVDLFNLEPDKHGWERFGQDHKSDLKPFIEGPWMVKHNNTYYLEYGAPGTQWNVYADGVYTSDSPLGPFTYAPYNPISYKPGGFLKGSGHGSTVEDNNGNHWHFATMAISVNFKFERRIGMYPAGFEEDGQMFVNTAYGDYPHYLPDTDVEEHKHRFTGWMLLSFNKPVKTNSAEVNMDINVVDESEGGYMQEQIREFDISQINDEEIRSYWVSEANNDSIYVEVDLEKPMDVKAVQINFQDFNSEIFGRPDTLRQQFVIKTSLDGANWEIVADYSNNQRDMPHGYIELDKAVEARYVRYEHVYCTNKFLAISELRVFGNGQEALPETPSNFAVKRQSDRRNTLLSWDPVDGATGYVIYWGISKEKLNLSALMYDQSEYELRALNTDQSYYYQVEAFDENGISKKSEILYTE, encoded by the coding sequence ATGAAAAGAATAGTACTTTCTTTATTATCGATTGGGATGTTGGCCGCCTGTTCTCCTGAGACCAAAAAGGAGGATAACAGACCTTCTGCCCCAGCAGTCTCCGAGCGTAGGTTTAAGACGTACTGCAACCCCATAGATATCGACTACACCTATATGTCCCATTACCGGGCAAGGAACAATGTATCCTATCGCTCCGGTGCCGATCCGGCCATTGTGAATTTTAAGGGCAAATACTACCTCTTTGTCACCCGTTCGCATGGCTATTGGGTATCGGACGACATGAGCAACTGGGAATTTATCCGCCCCCAAAGCTGGTACTTCAATGGTTCAAATGCTCCCGCAGCGGCGGTGAAAGACGGAAAGATCATCCTGTTGGGAGATCCATCCGGACGCGGAGCGGTGATCGAAACGGATAATCCTGATTTAGGTGATTGGAAAACGAATTTTGCAGTGATCAATGTACCTGGTGGTGTGCAGGATCCCAATCTCTTTGTAGATGATGACGGCAAAGTCTATCTCTACGAAGAATCCTCCAATAAATGGCCCATTCATGGCATAGAACTGGATGCTGAGAATTATTTCATCCCAATGGGCGAGCAGGTGGACCTCTTTAATCTTGAACCAGACAAACACGGCTGGGAGCGATTCGGCCAAGATCATAAAAGTGACCTAAAGCCCTTTATCGAAGGGCCTTGGATGGTGAAGCACAATAACACCTACTACCTGGAGTACGGTGCTCCCGGTACACAATGGAATGTCTATGCAGATGGGGTTTATACCAGTGATAGTCCCCTTGGACCTTTCACGTATGCACCCTACAATCCTATTTCCTATAAACCTGGCGGATTTCTTAAAGGCTCCGGCCATGGCAGCACGGTGGAAGATAATAACGGTAACCATTGGCATTTTGCAACGATGGCCATTTCGGTGAACTTTAAATTTGAACGCAGGATCGGGATGTATCCAGCAGGATTTGAGGAAGATGGACAGATGTTTGTGAACACGGCATACGGGGATTATCCACATTATCTCCCGGACACCGATGTGGAGGAGCACAAGCACCGCTTTACAGGCTGGATGCTGCTATCTTTTAACAAACCCGTAAAAACCAATTCCGCTGAAGTCAATATGGATATCAATGTGGTGGACGAAAGTGAAGGAGGCTATATGCAAGAACAGATCAGGGAATTTGACATTAGCCAGATCAATGACGAAGAAATACGGTCCTACTGGGTATCTGAGGCCAATAACGATTCCATCTATGTGGAGGTGGATTTGGAAAAACCAATGGATGTAAAAGCAGTGCAGATCAACTTCCAGGATTTTAACAGTGAGATTTTCGGACGTCCTGACACCCTTCGGCAACAGTTTGTGATCAAAACCTCCCTGGACGGTGCCAATTGGGAAATCGTCGCGGACTACTCCAATAACCAACGCGACATGCCTCATGGCTATATCGAATTGGACAAAGCGGTGGAAGCACGATATGTTCGCTATGAGCACGTTTATTGCACCAATAAGTTTTTGGCCATTTCTGAGCTGAGGGTATTTGGCAACGGACAAGAAGCCCTTCCTGAAACTCCTTCAAATTTTGCCGTGAAGCGGCAAAGCGACCGACGGAATACCCTCCTCAGCTGGGATCCGGTGGACGGAGCCACGGGCTATGTGATCTATTGGGGAATCAGTAAGGAAAAACTCAACCTCTCCGCACTGATGTACGACCAAAGTGAATACGAACTGCGCGCGCTCAATACCGATCAAAGCTACTATTACCAAGTAGAGGCATTTGATGAAAATGGTATTTCGAAGAAAAGCGAAATATTATATACTGAATGA
- a CDS encoding FeoA family protein: MRTADTIQQGEVAIIDKILPSELTLNLMEMGFLPGKRISLLQRAPLKDPMAFRLGNTVIALRKTEAQLIEVILEN; encoded by the coding sequence ATGAGGACGGCAGATACCATACAACAAGGAGAAGTGGCTATTATTGATAAAATTTTGCCCAGCGAATTGACCCTAAACCTAATGGAGATGGGGTTTTTGCCCGGTAAACGGATATCCTTGTTGCAGCGGGCACCGCTGAAAGACCCGATGGCCTTTAGGCTGGGGAATACCGTCATTGCGCTCCGTAAAACTGAAGCCCAACTCATTGAAGTGATCCTAGAAAACTAA
- the feoB gene encoding ferrous iron transport protein B, producing the protein MPEVLTPEKLSTFTVALIGNPNVGKTTIFNRLTGLRQKVGNYPGVTVDKRYASLKIGNQSATIIDLPGTYSIYPNSEDEVIVHRVLNGLDKTSKPDFVLAVVDMSSMERGLFLVTQIMDLGLPMAVVLNMSDTAEEQGIKVKTHQLYKALGVPVIQTNARSNKGISGITDLIGDQMFEQPASFLESDRLLPEQLSTAIQERFSLTNSYQAYQLIRFHDKEPILSHEESEWLRQEIKGADFDIKSKQLQETQDRYAAIQQVLETVVEKTDMKKKRLTDKLDRIFLHKVGGYAIFLGILLMIFQAVFAWSAMPMDLIDGFFASLSASVAGLLPEGVLTDLITEGIIPGIGGVVIFIPQIALLFAFLGILEDTGYMSRVVFLMDRVMRPFGLNGKSVVPLISGIACAIPGIMATRNIGNWKDRLITIMVTPLMSCSARLPVYVILIGIAVPATNIGPFNLQALVMLGMYLLGVIAVLVTAWVLKLVLNFKERSYLMVEMPLFRVPRWKDVLITMYSKSKTFVFEAGKVILAISIVLWVLASYGPSGAREEAIAAVEVPADGASEEVMLDYQHNLESAELESSYIGIAGQFIEPAIRPLGYDWKIGIALITSFAAREVFVSTMATLYSVGSEVEDELTIQEKLKSEVNPNTGEAVFNLATAISLMVFYAFAMQCMSTLAVVYRETKGWKWPLIQTIYMTVLAYVSAFIAYQLFS; encoded by the coding sequence ATGCCAGAAGTACTCACCCCTGAGAAGTTATCGACCTTTACTGTTGCCCTCATTGGAAATCCGAATGTGGGAAAAACAACGATATTTAACCGTCTGACCGGATTACGCCAAAAGGTAGGGAATTATCCTGGTGTGACGGTGGATAAGCGCTATGCCTCCCTGAAAATAGGCAACCAAAGTGCTACCATCATTGATCTACCTGGTACGTACAGCATTTACCCCAACTCCGAAGACGAAGTGATCGTCCACCGCGTGCTCAATGGACTGGACAAGACCTCCAAGCCCGATTTTGTGTTGGCAGTAGTGGACATGTCCAGCATGGAGCGAGGCCTGTTTTTGGTCACGCAGATCATGGACTTGGGGCTACCCATGGCGGTAGTGCTCAACATGTCCGATACAGCAGAAGAGCAAGGGATCAAAGTCAAGACCCACCAACTATACAAGGCACTCGGCGTACCGGTCATCCAAACCAATGCCCGCAGCAACAAAGGCATCAGCGGCATTACTGACCTGATCGGCGACCAGATGTTTGAACAGCCAGCATCGTTTTTGGAAAGCGACCGACTTTTGCCTGAGCAACTGTCCACTGCTATCCAAGAGCGTTTTTCACTGACCAATTCTTACCAAGCCTATCAGCTGATCCGTTTTCATGACAAAGAACCTATTCTAAGCCACGAAGAAAGTGAATGGCTAAGACAAGAAATAAAGGGGGCAGATTTTGACATCAAGTCCAAGCAGCTCCAAGAGACCCAAGACCGCTACGCTGCCATTCAGCAGGTGTTGGAAACAGTGGTCGAGAAGACGGATATGAAGAAAAAGCGGTTAACCGACAAGCTGGATCGGATTTTTTTACATAAGGTAGGCGGCTATGCCATATTCTTGGGCATTTTATTAATGATTTTCCAAGCAGTTTTTGCTTGGTCAGCAATGCCTATGGACCTGATTGATGGTTTTTTTGCCAGCTTGAGTGCATCCGTGGCAGGACTATTACCGGAAGGAGTCCTTACTGACCTGATTACAGAGGGGATTATTCCGGGGATCGGTGGTGTGGTGATTTTCATTCCGCAGATTGCACTGTTGTTTGCTTTTTTAGGGATTTTGGAAGATACCGGATACATGTCACGCGTGGTCTTCTTGATGGACAGGGTCATGCGTCCTTTTGGATTGAATGGCAAGAGTGTAGTGCCGTTGATTTCAGGAATTGCCTGTGCCATTCCGGGGATAATGGCCACTCGTAATATTGGTAATTGGAAGGATCGTTTGATCACTATTATGGTTACGCCTTTGATGAGCTGCTCGGCCAGGCTTCCCGTTTATGTGATCCTTATTGGCATTGCTGTTCCGGCTACGAATATTGGTCCGTTTAACCTGCAGGCGCTGGTCATGCTGGGCATGTACCTCTTGGGCGTAATAGCTGTATTGGTGACCGCCTGGGTATTGAAGCTTGTCCTGAATTTTAAAGAAAGAAGTTACCTGATGGTAGAGATGCCATTGTTTAGAGTGCCGCGATGGAAAGACGTCCTGATCACGATGTATTCCAAGTCAAAAACCTTTGTGTTTGAAGCTGGAAAAGTGATCTTGGCCATTTCGATCGTGCTTTGGGTGCTGGCGAGCTACGGGCCCTCCGGTGCGAGGGAAGAAGCTATTGCTGCGGTAGAAGTTCCGGCTGACGGTGCTTCTGAAGAAGTGATGCTAGATTATCAGCATAACCTTGAATCAGCAGAACTGGAATCTTCGTATATAGGAATAGCCGGACAGTTTATAGAGCCGGCCATTAGGCCTTTGGGTTATGATTGGAAAATCGGCATTGCGCTGATTACTTCTTTTGCAGCCCGTGAGGTTTTTGTCTCCACAATGGCCACGCTCTACAGCGTGGGCAGTGAAGTGGAGGATGAGCTGACCATTCAGGAAAAACTGAAAAGCGAGGTGAATCCTAATACTGGTGAAGCGGTATTTAACCTGGCCACTGCGATTTCACTGATGGTCTTCTATGCTTTTGCGATGCAGTGCATGAGCACTTTAGCGGTAGTTTACCGTGAGACCAAAGGATGGAAGTGGCCCCTGATTCAAACCATCTATATGACGGTCTTGGCTTATGTATCAGCCTTCATCGCCTATCAGCTGTTTTCGTAA
- a CDS encoding FeoB-associated Cys-rich membrane protein produces MWQELIVWTLFVGIIGWKVYQYFKPKKSSGLDCGCGKCDMAKKGDLN; encoded by the coding sequence ATGTGGCAAGAACTAATTGTATGGACGTTGTTTGTGGGGATTATTGGCTGGAAAGTGTACCAATATTTCAAGCCCAAGAAATCAAGTGGGCTGGACTGTGGCTGTGGTAAGTGTGATATGGCCAAGAAAGGGGATTTGAATTGA
- a CDS encoding lysylphosphatidylglycerol synthase transmembrane domain-containing protein encodes MSKKTLKLLLKLLLTGVAIYLVFRKIDLEATWQVIKKANFGYLVIAALCFVLSKALSSLRLNCLFRILAARLSERQNLKLYWIGMFYNLFLPGGIGGDGYKVYWLRKRFDTKVKKLLAAVLLDRVSGLVALVWLLLVIWFSVEVEWKAPWGINLDIVAAIGLAIVPLVFVGVVRWWFPTFRRATAITSGYSLLVQSAQLICAYFILLALGIHEQLLAYQFVFLLSSIVAVLPLTIGGVGARELVFIFSHEYMGIDKNIAVAFSLLFFLITAVVSLAGATVKMGEAEVPAGNK; translated from the coding sequence GTGAGTAAGAAAACGCTAAAGCTGCTCCTGAAGCTGCTGCTCACAGGAGTGGCCATTTACTTGGTGTTTCGAAAAATTGACCTGGAAGCGACCTGGCAGGTAATCAAGAAGGCCAATTTCGGATACCTCGTCATCGCAGCACTGTGTTTTGTGCTCTCCAAAGCCCTCTCTTCCCTCCGGCTCAATTGCCTTTTCCGTATCCTGGCAGCACGCCTCAGTGAGCGCCAAAACCTTAAGCTGTACTGGATTGGGATGTTCTATAATCTCTTCCTTCCCGGAGGAATAGGCGGCGACGGTTACAAGGTCTATTGGCTTCGTAAACGCTTTGACACCAAGGTGAAAAAACTCCTCGCAGCTGTATTGCTTGACCGTGTGAGCGGGCTTGTCGCCTTGGTATGGCTACTGCTGGTCATTTGGTTTTCTGTAGAGGTCGAGTGGAAAGCTCCATGGGGGATTAACTTGGATATCGTAGCGGCAATTGGTCTGGCCATCGTACCTTTGGTTTTTGTCGGCGTGGTGAGGTGGTGGTTTCCTACCTTTCGGCGTGCTACGGCTATTACCAGTGGCTATTCACTTTTGGTACAGTCTGCCCAGCTTATTTGTGCCTATTTTATCCTTCTTGCCCTGGGAATACATGAACAACTCCTCGCCTACCAATTCGTTTTTCTATTGTCTTCGATCGTGGCGGTATTGCCACTTACCATCGGCGGTGTGGGCGCGCGTGAATTGGTGTTTATCTTTAGCCATGAATACATGGGCATCGATAAGAATATTGCTGTAGCCTTTAGCCTACTTTTCTTTTTGATCACTGCGGTGGTTTCCCTGGCTGGTGCTACGGTGAAGATGGGGGAAGCCGAAGTACCTGCCGGCAATAAGTAA